From Bacteroidota bacterium, the proteins below share one genomic window:
- a CDS encoding HTTM domain-containing protein, which produces MTDSRYRFIEKLVSIAPLVTLRVLFGFIMLVSIIRFALKGWIYELYIAPVYHFTFYGFDWVQPLDGNGMYVVFVLMGLAAACIMLGFKYRIATVSFFLLFTYVELIDKSNYLNHYYFVSILSFLLILVPAHRGFSFDVFLKPALRVDQVPAWTINIFKLQLGIVYFYAGLAKLNTDWLFEAMPLSIWLPAMSHLPLIGQLFAQPETAFVFSWAGAIYDLTIVFFLLYHRTRPLAYVAVICFHLMTALLFQIGMFPYIMILCTLIYFSAGFHERLLESIAQILRRAFSLRTREGVAHNTLPLSLSKSWQYALGMVIVMHFALQLIVPFRSALYPGTLFWTEQGYRFSWRVMLMEKAGYTVFNVNDPASGRSWEIANWDYLTPNQEKMMATQPDMMLQFAHFLEAQYQAEGIKDVAITADAFVALNGRRSRRFIDPTVDLTKEERGFATKEWILPFDDE; this is translated from the coding sequence GTGACTGACTCCCGGTACCGGTTCATAGAGAAGCTTGTGTCGATAGCACCCTTGGTTACACTAAGGGTGCTTTTCGGCTTTATAATGCTAGTCAGCATTATCCGGTTTGCTCTTAAAGGGTGGATTTATGAACTGTACATCGCTCCGGTTTATCATTTTACTTTTTATGGATTTGACTGGGTACAACCCCTCGATGGGAACGGGATGTATGTCGTGTTTGTGTTGATGGGACTCGCAGCAGCATGCATTATGCTCGGTTTTAAATACCGCATTGCTACGGTTAGTTTTTTTCTGCTCTTCACGTACGTCGAACTTATCGACAAATCGAACTACCTGAACCATTACTACTTTGTCAGTATACTCAGTTTTTTGCTGATTCTGGTACCGGCACATCGCGGGTTTTCATTTGACGTATTCCTAAAGCCGGCTTTGCGGGTTGACCAGGTGCCGGCCTGGACGATCAATATTTTTAAACTGCAATTGGGTATTGTCTATTTCTACGCCGGCCTCGCAAAGCTTAATACCGACTGGCTATTCGAGGCCATGCCACTCAGTATCTGGCTGCCGGCAATGTCCCATCTTCCGCTAATCGGGCAGTTGTTTGCTCAGCCTGAAACAGCTTTTGTTTTTAGCTGGGCCGGCGCAATCTATGATCTGACAATTGTATTCTTCCTTCTTTATCACCGTACCCGGCCTTTAGCATATGTAGCGGTAATCTGCTTCCATCTGATGACAGCGCTGTTGTTTCAGATTGGTATGTTTCCCTACATCATGATCCTGTGTACGCTGATTTATTTCTCAGCCGGTTTTCATGAACGATTACTCGAAAGCATAGCTCAGATTTTGCGTCGTGCGTTTTCGCTACGTACGCGCGAGGGAGTGGCACATAACACCCTACCGCTTTCTCTTTCAAAGAGCTGGCAATATGCCCTCGGGATGGTCATTGTTATGCATTTTGCACTTCAGTTGATCGTGCCGTTTCGCTCCGCTTTGTATCCGGGGACGCTTTTTTGGACGGAGCAAGGATATCGATTTTCATGGCGCGTTATGCTCATGGAAAAAGCAGGCTATACCGTTTTCAACGTGAATGATCCTGCATCGGGTAGGTCTTGGGAAATCGCTAACTGGGATTATTTAACGCCGAACCAGGAAAAAATGATGGCAACCCAGCCCGATATGATGCTCCAGTTTGCGCACTTTCTTGAAGCACAATATCAAGCAGAAGGCATTAAGGATGTTGCTATTACTGCAGATGCTTTTGTTGCGCTCAATGGCCGTCGGAGCCGTCGATTTATCGACCCTACTGTAGATCTCACTAAAGAAGAACGCGGATTTGCCACCAAAGAATGGATATTGCCATTCGATGACGAATAA
- a CDS encoding imelysin family protein → MKTQYRFTYLALLAVGLMFFGIACDSAGDNEEPLDPMDPPPVETFDRAGMLDNVANNIILPAYAAFQESTDALQAAVAAFAGDPTAATLVPAQDALKATRMAWQEVSMFQFGPAESVALRGVLNTYPTNTTQINDNIVAGSYTLGSIQNIAAGGFPAMDYLLHGEGLTPDEIVAQFTSDADASARVQYLTDNVDFVKSNTDFVVQQWAANGGNYVGTFLSEDNGGTDVGSSLGQLINAVVLHFERFTRDGKIGIPAGVRSAGVPRPKATEAFYAGYSVELAKANLESIGRLFSGVTAAGQDGLGLEDNLDFIEQGALADDIVTTLQESITAIEGLSDPLKAQIDDDVNKVVATFTKMQELVVLLKVDMTSFLGISITYQDTDGD, encoded by the coding sequence ATGAAAACGCAGTATCGTTTTACATATCTGGCTTTGCTTGCAGTTGGACTCATGTTTTTCGGAATTGCTTGCGATAGCGCAGGCGACAACGAAGAGCCGCTGGATCCCATGGATCCGCCACCGGTGGAGACGTTTGATCGTGCAGGCATGTTGGATAATGTTGCCAATAACATCATTCTGCCTGCTTATGCAGCATTTCAGGAGTCAACTGATGCCTTACAGGCAGCCGTCGCGGCGTTCGCTGGGGACCCGACGGCTGCCACGCTTGTACCTGCGCAAGATGCATTGAAAGCGACGCGTATGGCCTGGCAAGAAGTCAGCATGTTTCAGTTTGGGCCGGCTGAGTCTGTAGCGCTTCGGGGTGTATTGAATACTTACCCGACCAATACGACGCAAATCAATGATAACATTGTTGCCGGCAGTTATACGCTCGGATCCATTCAGAATATCGCTGCGGGTGGATTTCCTGCGATGGATTATCTGTTGCATGGCGAAGGGCTGACTCCAGATGAAATAGTTGCCCAATTCACATCGGATGCCGACGCTTCAGCCCGGGTGCAATACCTGACCGATAACGTCGATTTTGTAAAATCGAACACAGATTTTGTTGTCCAACAATGGGCAGCAAATGGTGGAAACTACGTAGGGACCTTCCTTAGTGAAGACAACGGTGGTACCGATGTCGGCAGTTCGCTGGGTCAACTTATCAATGCGGTAGTTTTGCATTTCGAGCGATTCACAAGGGATGGTAAAATTGGGATACCGGCCGGCGTTCGGAGTGCGGGGGTTCCTCGTCCTAAAGCAACAGAAGCTTTTTACGCAGGATACTCAGTAGAACTGGCCAAAGCCAACCTGGAAAGTATAGGCCGTTTATTCAGCGGTGTCACAGCTGCTGGACAAGATGGATTAGGTCTTGAGGATAATCTTGACTTTATCGAGCAGGGAGCTTTGGCTGATGATATTGTAACCACATTGCAGGAAAGTATTACAGCGATAGAAGGATTATCAGATCCGTTGAAAGCTCAGATTGACGATGATGTAAACAAGGTAGTTGCTACCTTTACAAAAATGCAGGAGCTCGTTGTCCTGCTGAAAGTTGACATGACATCGTTCCTGGGGATTTCAATTACCTACCAGGATACCGACGGTGACTGA
- a CDS encoding DUF4856 domain-containing protein encodes MPPGLSGDMLQVEGPRGTTVSIPLALDAEAGVKSLTLAVDGGGPTSLSVTTGTMQANYTHSFDIPGATTLGTVFNLVFTLTDEEDAITRVTAMVTTTKSIDTPSTYEFSRNGETSVSYSGQIERLDQLEAIKAYIKTADGGAVVSEQVFLDMFANTGGDGAGNFTFTSTKQLKDKTFVPDLDAQLFEDMFARAAAASVDGNAGVEATNGTAGLIVRENSGNTVLVDENGREFTQFIEKGLMGAVLYNQIYNTYLTDVRIGNDVENFELSEGKNYTAMEHHWDEAFGYWDPPLDFTSPWPSERGSEDRFWSHYSNTVDNVNNGLLGTNSLIMTALKEGRTAIVNNDLAAKDTQRDVLYGAFELVAAGTAVHYINDTIGFLGEGKTGEAFHVLSEAWAFTNALRYSPQRTMDLGELETIMETDFGSDGNFWNATVLGLNTAKSKIVAAFPDLAPVQDDL; translated from the coding sequence TTAGTGGTGACATGCTTCAAGTCGAGGGCCCCCGGGGTACAACAGTTTCAATCCCGCTTGCTCTTGATGCAGAAGCCGGTGTTAAGTCGCTTACTTTGGCTGTTGATGGAGGCGGGCCAACGTCTCTTTCTGTGACGACAGGCACAATGCAGGCTAATTACACGCATAGTTTTGACATCCCTGGTGCCACCACGCTGGGAACGGTTTTCAATCTTGTTTTCACCCTTACTGACGAGGAAGACGCGATCACGAGAGTTACTGCTATGGTAACAACGACTAAATCGATCGATACACCGTCAACTTACGAGTTTTCCCGTAATGGCGAAACTTCGGTTTCTTACAGCGGCCAAATCGAGCGTCTTGATCAGCTTGAAGCCATCAAAGCATACATCAAAACCGCTGACGGCGGTGCTGTGGTTTCTGAACAAGTATTCCTTGACATGTTTGCCAATACAGGTGGCGACGGTGCTGGAAACTTTACATTTACCTCTACCAAACAGCTAAAAGACAAAACTTTTGTGCCTGATCTTGATGCACAACTTTTCGAAGACATGTTTGCGCGTGCAGCAGCTGCAAGTGTAGACGGTAATGCGGGTGTTGAGGCCACGAATGGTACAGCTGGTTTGATTGTCCGCGAAAACAGCGGCAATACGGTACTGGTCGATGAAAATGGTCGTGAGTTTACCCAGTTCATCGAAAAAGGCTTGATGGGCGCTGTACTGTACAACCAGATCTATAATACGTACCTGACCGACGTCCGTATTGGTAACGACGTTGAAAACTTCGAGCTATCTGAAGGCAAGAACTATACAGCGATGGAGCACCACTGGGATGAGGCATTTGGTTACTGGGATCCACCCCTTGACTTCACTTCTCCATGGCCTTCTGAGCGTGGTAGCGAAGACCGTTTCTGGAGCCACTACTCCAACACTGTTGACAATGTGAACAACGGCTTGCTTGGTACAAACAGCCTGATCATGACAGCACTAAAAGAAGGTCGTACTGCGATTGTTAATAATGATTTGGCAGCCAAGGACACACAGCGTGACGTTTTGTATGGCGCCTTTGAACTTGTTGCTGCTGGCACAGCTGTTCACTACATCAATGATACGATTGGCTTCCTTGGTGAAGGCAAAACAGGTGAAGCATTCCACGTACTCTCTGAAGCGTGGGCATTCACCAATGCACTGCGCTACAGCCCGCAGCGTACCATGGATCTGGGTGAACTGGAAACGATCATGGAAACCGACTTTGGTTCGGATGGCAATTTTTGGAATGCTACTGTGCTGGGTCTGAATACGGCTAAGTCAAAGATCGTGGCTGCGTTTCCAGACCTCGCACCTGTTCAGGACGACCTCTAG